One segment of Variovorax sp. PAMC28562 DNA contains the following:
- a CDS encoding DedA family protein: MEFISYLVDFVLHVDKHLETFVVAYGPWVYALLFVIVFVETGAVVMPFLPGDSLLFIVGALCGIGLMSYPLACGVLVAAAILGDQCNFSIGRYIGPKVFQWESSRFFNRKAFDQAHGFYERYGGITIILARFMPFIRTFAPFVAGVAAMKRGSFTMFNVVGALIWVLSITTAGYFFGNLPWVREHLDKIIWALIFVPGLLAIFGAWRAGRAEKARAAGAQAEA, encoded by the coding sequence ATGGAATTCATCAGCTACCTCGTCGACTTCGTTCTGCATGTCGACAAGCACCTCGAGACCTTCGTCGTCGCCTACGGGCCTTGGGTGTACGCATTGCTCTTCGTCATCGTGTTCGTGGAGACTGGCGCGGTGGTCATGCCGTTTTTGCCAGGCGATTCATTGCTGTTCATCGTCGGCGCGTTGTGCGGCATCGGCTTGATGAGCTATCCCCTGGCGTGCGGGGTGCTGGTCGCAGCGGCCATTCTTGGCGACCAATGCAATTTCAGCATCGGGCGCTACATCGGGCCCAAGGTTTTTCAGTGGGAGAGTTCACGCTTTTTCAACCGCAAAGCCTTCGACCAGGCGCACGGGTTTTATGAGCGGTACGGTGGCATCACGATCATCCTTGCGCGCTTCATGCCGTTCATTCGCACATTTGCGCCCTTCGTGGCAGGCGTGGCTGCAATGAAGCGAGGAAGTTTCACCATGTTCAACGTCGTCGGCGCGCTGATCTGGGTGCTCAGCATCACCACGGCGGGTTACTTTTTTGGCAACTTGCCGTGGGTACGTGAGCATCTCGACAAGATCATCTGGGCCTTGATCTTCGTGCCGGGACTGCTGGCGATCTTCGGCGCGTGGCGCGCCGGCCGTGCGGAGAAGGCGCGGGCCGCTGGTGCTCAGGCC
- a CDS encoding ATP-binding cassette domain-containing protein, translating into MSEPLLDVRGLGLSLPDRSSRRAFGKPPLRQILHDIDLQVAPGECVALVGESGSGKTTLARTVLRLYEPQQGDIVFAGRETTHMSELELRPLRARMQMIFQDPLSALNPRRRVGEIVVQPLLSYGRLGAAPTAAALKEKARALLQQVSLPPEFATRFPHELSGGQRQRVGIARAIALEPDLIVADEIVSGLDVSTQARILLLLRELRTRLGMGMIFVTHDLSVVRVLCDRVVVMREGRIVEEGPTADVFANPQHPYTQALLEAIPLPEIDASWLARTEFVVN; encoded by the coding sequence ATGTCTGAGCCACTGCTCGATGTTCGCGGGCTGGGCTTGTCGTTGCCCGACCGGTCGAGCCGTCGCGCGTTCGGCAAGCCGCCGCTTCGGCAGATTCTTCACGACATCGACTTGCAGGTGGCGCCCGGCGAATGCGTAGCGCTGGTCGGCGAGTCGGGTTCGGGCAAGACGACGCTGGCACGCACCGTGCTGCGACTCTATGAACCTCAGCAAGGTGACATCGTTTTTGCAGGCCGAGAGACAACGCACATGAGCGAGCTCGAGTTGCGACCGCTGCGCGCGCGCATGCAGATGATCTTTCAGGACCCACTCTCGGCGCTGAACCCGCGACGGCGCGTCGGCGAGATCGTGGTGCAGCCTTTACTGAGCTATGGCCGTCTCGGCGCAGCGCCGACGGCAGCGGCACTGAAAGAAAAGGCGCGCGCATTGCTGCAACAGGTGAGCTTGCCGCCAGAGTTCGCGACGCGCTTTCCGCATGAGTTGTCGGGCGGACAGCGTCAGCGCGTCGGCATTGCACGCGCCATTGCGCTGGAGCCCGACCTGATCGTCGCCGACGAGATCGTTTCGGGCCTCGACGTGTCGACGCAAGCCCGCATCCTGTTGCTGCTGCGTGAGTTGCGCACGCGACTCGGCATGGGCATGATCTTCGTCACCCATGATCTCTCCGTGGTGCGGGTGCTGTGCGATCGCGTGGTCGTGATGCGCGAAGGCCGCATCGTCGAAGAAGGACCGACGGCCGACGTTTTTGCGAACCCGCAGCATCCGTACACGCAAGCACTGCTCGAAGCGATTCCGCTGCCGGAAATCGATGCGAGCTGGCTGGCTCGCACCGAATTCGTCGTCAATTAA
- a CDS encoding ABC transporter ATP-binding protein — protein sequence MAACLDIDSLHLALRAGRKRAARLILRGIDLHIAAGEVHALVGESGAGKSMVGRTVLGITPPGIEVVAGSVRFQGLDWLGLTAAQRRVHLGRDIALIPQDPLTALNPGHTIGTQINDVLRLHLGLDDKQATARAIELLDSVQVRSPATVVRQYPHELSGGMRQRVLIAIAFSCKPKLIIADEPTTALDVTVQREVLRLLRDLQRDEGAAVLFITHNLGLVAKLCDSVSVIHSGRIVEHGDVRSIIDTPRTPYTRSLFAATPRYDRPADTLKPIAEEVTDKLWASAHSYDQSWFAARDTASTAARRAETPHV from the coding sequence ATGGCCGCCTGCCTCGACATCGACAGTCTTCATCTGGCATTGCGCGCGGGCCGCAAACGCGCAGCGCGCCTGATCCTGCGAGGCATCGACCTGCACATCGCGGCGGGTGAGGTGCATGCGCTGGTCGGCGAATCGGGCGCTGGCAAGAGCATGGTCGGGCGCACCGTGCTCGGCATCACGCCGCCGGGTATCGAGGTGGTGGCCGGCAGCGTGCGCTTCCAGGGGCTCGACTGGCTGGGGCTGACGGCAGCGCAACGCCGCGTCCATCTGGGCCGCGACATCGCGTTGATTCCGCAAGACCCGCTGACCGCGTTGAATCCCGGTCACACCATCGGTACGCAGATCAACGACGTGCTGCGACTGCACCTCGGTCTTGATGACAAGCAGGCGACGGCGCGCGCCATCGAACTGCTCGACTCGGTGCAGGTGCGCTCGCCGGCCACGGTCGTGCGGCAGTACCCGCACGAGTTGTCCGGTGGCATGCGGCAACGCGTGCTGATCGCTATCGCGTTCTCGTGCAAGCCGAAGCTCATCATTGCCGACGAGCCGACCACCGCCCTCGACGTCACGGTGCAGCGCGAGGTGTTGCGTCTGCTGCGCGACCTGCAGCGCGACGAAGGGGCTGCCGTTCTTTTCATCACGCACAACCTCGGGCTGGTTGCCAAGCTGTGCGATTCGGTCAGCGTGATCCATTCGGGTCGCATCGTCGAACACGGCGATGTACGCAGCATCATCGACACTCCGCGCACGCCCTACACGCGCTCGCTGTTCGCGGCGACACCGCGCTACGACCGGCCGGCAGACACGTTGAAGCCGATCGCCGAAGAGGTGACCGATAAGCTCTGGGCGTCGGCGCACAGCTATGACCAGAGCTGGTTCGCGGCGCGCGACACAGCGAGTACGGCTGCCCGTCGCGCGGAGACGCCACATGTCTGA
- a CDS encoding SDR family oxidoreductase → MDLHQATALVTGANRGLGRELVQQLLAAGAPKVYAAARDTAALADLVAAHPGKLEVITLDITNAEQVEAVRAHCGDVNLLINNAGVNRGQGLIAAQSLDHAQAEMATNYFGTLAMCRAFAPQLAKGGAIVNVLSILAKVTLPAMGSLCASKAAGLRMTEGVRAELAAQGTHVMAVMTGPVDTDMSRDFQGPKSSTAEVANEVIEGLRRGDEEVHHGDMAAWINGVIGADPKSIERELAKYLPA, encoded by the coding sequence ATGGATCTGCATCAAGCAACCGCCCTCGTCACAGGCGCCAACCGGGGTCTCGGCCGCGAACTCGTTCAACAGCTGCTGGCGGCCGGTGCACCCAAGGTCTACGCTGCGGCGCGCGACACCGCCGCGCTCGCCGACCTCGTGGCGGCGCATCCCGGCAAGCTGGAAGTGATAACCCTCGACATCACCAACGCCGAGCAAGTCGAGGCGGTGCGGGCGCACTGCGGCGACGTGAACTTGCTCATCAACAACGCAGGGGTCAACCGCGGGCAGGGGTTGATCGCGGCCCAATCGCTCGACCATGCGCAGGCCGAGATGGCGACCAACTACTTCGGCACGCTGGCGATGTGCCGCGCCTTCGCGCCGCAGCTGGCGAAGGGCGGCGCCATCGTCAACGTGCTGTCGATCCTGGCAAAGGTGACTTTGCCGGCGATGGGTTCGTTGTGCGCCTCCAAAGCCGCGGGGCTGCGCATGACCGAAGGCGTCCGCGCGGAACTCGCGGCGCAGGGCACGCATGTGATGGCGGTGATGACCGGCCCGGTCGATACCGACATGAGTCGCGATTTTCAGGGGCCAAAATCGTCTACGGCCGAGGTGGCGAACGAGGTGATCGAAGGCCTTCGTCGTGGTGACGAGGAGGTCCATCACGGCGACATGGCCGCTTGGATCAACGGCGTCATCGGAGCCGACCCGAAGAGCATCGAGCGAGAGCTCGCCAAGTACCTCCCGGCCTGA